A genomic window from Streptomyces brevispora includes:
- a CDS encoding LysR family transcriptional regulator gives MIDARRLRILRAVADHRTVTAAAAALYLTPSAVSQQLAALEQETGHRLVERNARGTRLTVAGEILLTHTNVVLAQLERAEAELAAYGAGDAGTVTVAAFATGIGLVLAPAIAALGRSAPGIRVRVQDAEGDASVPMVLDRQVDVAVAVEYRGAPGEDDRRLTRVPLYSEPFDAVLPVRHRLADQEQVAIADLAKDTWIGPYPGNPCHDVVVLACEYAGFAPSLEHSSDDFHAVVALAGADAGVALVPRSALRGMDLTDVVVRPVQGAAPTRRVFAAVRRGAEAHPLIAPVLDALAGAAGGVGLGRGTG, from the coding sequence ATGATCGATGCACGGCGGCTGCGCATCCTGCGTGCGGTCGCGGACCACCGCACAGTGACCGCGGCGGCCGCCGCGCTGTATCTGACCCCCTCCGCCGTCTCCCAGCAGCTGGCCGCGCTGGAGCAGGAGACCGGGCACCGGCTGGTCGAGCGCAACGCGCGAGGAACCAGGCTCACGGTTGCCGGCGAGATCCTGCTGACCCACACCAACGTGGTGCTGGCCCAGCTGGAGCGGGCGGAGGCGGAGCTCGCCGCCTACGGCGCGGGTGACGCCGGGACGGTCACGGTCGCCGCGTTCGCCACCGGCATCGGCCTGGTCCTCGCCCCCGCGATCGCCGCCCTCGGCAGGTCCGCCCCCGGCATCCGGGTCCGGGTCCAGGACGCGGAGGGCGACGCGAGCGTCCCGATGGTGCTGGACCGCCAGGTCGATGTGGCGGTGGCCGTCGAGTACCGGGGCGCACCGGGGGAGGACGACCGCCGGCTGACCCGGGTGCCGCTGTACTCGGAGCCGTTCGACGCGGTGCTCCCGGTGCGGCACCGGCTGGCGGACCAGGAGCAGGTGGCGATCGCCGATCTGGCGAAGGACACCTGGATCGGCCCCTACCCGGGCAACCCGTGCCATGACGTGGTGGTCCTGGCCTGCGAGTACGCGGGCTTCGCGCCCAGCCTCGAACACTCCTCGGACGACTTCCACGCGGTCGTCGCACTGGCCGGCGCGGATGCCGGAGTGGCCCTGGTCCCGAGATCCGCGCTGCGCGGGATGGACCTGACGGACGTGGTGGTCCGCCCGGTGCAGGGCGCCGCCCCGACGCGCCGGGTGTTCGCGGCGGTACGCCGTGGAGCGGAGGCGCATCCGCTGATCGCACCGGTGCTGGACGCGCTGGCGGGGGCGGCGGGAGGCGTGGGGCTCGGCCGCGGGACGGGCTGA
- the tdh gene encoding L-threonine 3-dehydrogenase — MKALVKQKAEPGLWLMDVPEPETGPSDVLIKVLRTGICGTDLHIRNYDGWAQQAVRTPLVLGHEFVGEVAAIGSDVVDIAVGDLVSGEGHLVCGKCRNCLAGRRHLCRSTVGLGVGRDGAFAEYVALPASNVWVHRVPVDLDVAAIFDPFGNAVHTALTFPLVGEDVLITGAGPIGIMAAAVAKHAGARNVMITDVSEARLELARKIGVSLALNVGEQSIVDGQRELGLREGFDIGLEMSGRPEAMRDMIANMTHGGRIAMLGLPSEDFAVDWSRIVTSMITVKGIYGREMYETWYAMSVLLEGGLDLAPVITGRYGHRDFEAAFDDAASGLGGKVILDWTV, encoded by the coding sequence GTGAAGGCACTCGTGAAGCAGAAGGCCGAGCCGGGACTCTGGCTGATGGACGTTCCCGAGCCGGAGACCGGTCCCTCGGACGTGCTCATCAAGGTGCTCCGTACCGGCATCTGCGGTACCGACCTGCACATCCGTAACTACGACGGCTGGGCGCAGCAGGCGGTCAGGACCCCGCTCGTCCTGGGCCACGAGTTCGTCGGCGAGGTCGCCGCGATCGGGTCCGATGTCGTGGACATCGCCGTCGGCGACCTGGTCAGCGGCGAGGGCCACCTGGTGTGCGGCAAGTGCCGCAACTGTCTGGCCGGCCGCCGCCACCTCTGCCGCTCCACCGTGGGGCTCGGTGTCGGCCGCGACGGGGCGTTCGCCGAGTACGTCGCGCTGCCCGCGTCCAACGTGTGGGTGCACCGGGTCCCCGTCGACCTGGACGTCGCCGCGATCTTCGACCCGTTCGGCAACGCCGTGCACACCGCGCTGACGTTCCCGCTGGTCGGCGAGGACGTACTGATCACCGGCGCCGGCCCGATCGGCATCATGGCCGCGGCCGTCGCCAAGCACGCCGGGGCCCGTAACGTCATGATCACCGACGTCAGCGAGGCCCGGCTGGAGCTGGCCCGCAAGATCGGCGTCAGCCTCGCCCTCAACGTCGGCGAGCAGTCCATCGTCGACGGTCAGCGGGAGCTCGGACTGCGCGAGGGCTTCGACATCGGCCTGGAGATGTCCGGCCGCCCCGAAGCGATGCGCGACATGATCGCGAACATGACGCACGGCGGCCGGATCGCGATGCTCGGACTGCCCTCCGAGGACTTCGCCGTCGACTGGTCCCGCATCGTCACCTCCATGATCACGGTCAAGGGCATCTACGGCCGCGAGATGTACGAGACCTGGTACGCCATGTCCGTCCTGCTGGAGGGCGGCCTCGACCTCGCCCCCGTGATCACCGGCCGCTACGGCCACCGCGACTTCGAGGCGGCCTTCGACGACGCGGCGAGCGGACTCGGCGGCAAGGTCATCCTCGACTGGACCGTCTGA
- a CDS encoding GH1 family beta-glucosidase produces MTVPMFPPGFLWGASASAFQTEGAADTDGKGPSGWDAFAAQPGRIKDGADTGRGTGFHRHYREDVALLAGLGADAFRFSVSWPRVVPGGSGPVNPQGLDFYDRLVDELCARGITPAPTLYHWDTPLPLDEAGGWLNRDTAYRFAEYAGIVAERLADRVPMWITINEPAEVTMLGYALGEHAPGRTLLFDALPAAHHQLLAHGLAVRALRAAGADNIGIAVSHSPVWTAGESDEDRFAAELYDTLTNRLFADPLLIGSYPDEKFAALMPGPVEDDLRTISTPLDWYGVNYYNPTLVGAPRSDALDTFAGFGMPAELPFGIREIEGYEKTDFGWPVVPDGLRETLVELSSRYGDRLPPLYITENGCALDEPAKDTRRIAFLDAHLNSLRSAMDAGVDVRGYFTWSLTDNIEWIEGAGKRFGLVHIDYETLRRTPKDSYAWYREMIREQKRQSAGPGSLTGADSAR; encoded by the coding sequence ATGACTGTGCCGATGTTCCCGCCCGGTTTCCTCTGGGGAGCCTCCGCCTCCGCCTTCCAGACCGAGGGGGCCGCCGACACCGACGGCAAGGGCCCATCGGGCTGGGACGCCTTCGCCGCGCAGCCCGGACGGATCAAGGACGGCGCCGACACCGGCCGCGGCACGGGCTTCCACCGGCACTACCGCGAGGACGTCGCCCTGCTGGCCGGCCTCGGCGCCGACGCGTTCCGGTTCTCGGTGAGCTGGCCGCGCGTCGTCCCCGGCGGCAGCGGCCCGGTCAACCCGCAGGGGCTCGACTTCTACGACCGCCTCGTCGACGAACTCTGCGCCCGCGGGATCACCCCCGCCCCCACCCTCTACCACTGGGACACCCCGCTCCCGCTGGACGAGGCCGGCGGCTGGCTCAACCGGGACACGGCCTACCGCTTCGCCGAGTACGCGGGCATCGTCGCCGAACGCCTCGCCGACCGCGTACCCATGTGGATCACCATCAACGAACCCGCCGAAGTGACCATGCTCGGCTACGCACTCGGCGAGCACGCACCCGGCCGCACCCTCCTCTTCGACGCACTGCCCGCCGCCCACCACCAGCTCCTCGCCCACGGCCTGGCCGTACGCGCACTGCGTGCCGCGGGGGCCGACAACATCGGCATCGCCGTCTCGCACTCCCCGGTCTGGACCGCGGGGGAGTCCGACGAGGACCGCTTCGCCGCAGAGCTGTACGACACGCTGACCAACCGGCTGTTCGCCGACCCGCTCCTCATCGGCAGCTACCCCGACGAGAAATTCGCCGCACTGATGCCGGGCCCGGTCGAGGACGACCTGCGGACCATCTCCACCCCGCTCGACTGGTACGGGGTCAACTACTACAACCCCACACTCGTCGGCGCGCCCAGGTCCGACGCCCTCGACACCTTCGCCGGCTTCGGCATGCCCGCCGAACTGCCCTTCGGCATAAGGGAGATCGAGGGATACGAGAAGACCGACTTCGGCTGGCCCGTCGTCCCCGACGGGCTGCGCGAAACCCTCGTCGAGCTGAGCAGCCGCTACGGCGACCGGCTCCCGCCGCTCTACATCACCGAGAACGGCTGCGCCCTCGACGAACCCGCCAAGGACACCCGCCGGATCGCCTTCCTCGACGCCCATCTGAACTCCCTGCGGTCGGCCATGGACGCGGGGGTGGACGTACGCGGCTACTTCACCTGGTCGCTCACCGACAACATCGAGTGGATCGAGGGAGCCGGCAAGCGTTTCGGCCTGGTCCACATCGACTACGAGACGCTGCGCCGCACGCCCAAGGACTCGTACGCCTGGTACCGCGAAATGATCAGGGAACAGAAGCGGCAGAGCGCCGGTCCGGGCAGCCTGACCGGCGCGGACTCGGCGCGCTAG
- the treZ gene encoding malto-oligosyltrehalose trehalohydrolase, which produces MQFDVWAPDAESAALRLAGELRPMERDPGRAGWWTADAQAADGDRYGFVLDGGPVLPDPRSRRQPEGPDGESAVVDHSGFAWRSDWAGRGLPGAVLYELHIGTYTAEGTFDAAAARLGHLAELGITHVSLMPVCPFPGVHGWGYEGVSLWAVHEPYGGPEGLKRFVDTAHGLGLAVVLDVVHNHLGPSGNHLPSFGPYFTDTHHTPWGAAVNLDAPGSDEVRAFLLGSALAWLRDYHLDGLRLDAVHALADTRALTFLEELSAAADALSAELGRPLSLIAESDRCDPRTTTPRESGGTGLHAQWNDDFHHCLHTALTGEAQGYYADFAVAPLAALAKTVTSAFFHNGTYSGFRGRTHGRPVDVTRSAAHRFVGYAQTHDQIGNRALGDRLAASLSPGLLACAAALVLTGPFTPMLFMGEEWGARTPWQFFTDHTDPELAEAVRNGRRREFGAHGWAEEDIPDPQDPATRDRSCLDWSEPGREPHARLHAWYRELIALRRTLPDLSDPDLATVKTAYDDEARWLAFRRGDLRIAVNLDEKPATIPLGGGRHRSGGGRVLAAWQPVEAPGADGVLHLPPESCVVLADD; this is translated from the coding sequence ATGCAGTTCGACGTATGGGCACCGGATGCGGAGTCGGCCGCTCTGCGGCTGGCGGGTGAACTGCGGCCCATGGAACGCGATCCCGGACGGGCCGGCTGGTGGACGGCCGACGCGCAGGCCGCGGACGGCGACCGCTACGGCTTCGTCCTCGACGGCGGGCCGGTGCTCCCCGACCCCCGCTCGCGGCGCCAGCCGGAGGGGCCGGACGGCGAGAGCGCGGTCGTCGACCACTCCGGGTTCGCATGGCGCTCCGACTGGGCCGGGCGCGGGCTGCCGGGCGCCGTCCTGTACGAGCTGCACATCGGTACGTACACCGCCGAGGGGACCTTCGACGCGGCGGCCGCGCGGCTCGGGCATCTGGCCGAGCTGGGCATCACCCATGTGTCGCTGATGCCGGTCTGCCCGTTCCCCGGTGTCCACGGCTGGGGGTACGAGGGGGTGTCGCTGTGGGCCGTGCACGAGCCGTACGGCGGCCCGGAGGGACTGAAGCGCTTTGTCGACACGGCGCACGGGCTCGGTCTCGCCGTCGTCCTGGACGTGGTCCACAACCATCTGGGCCCCTCCGGCAACCACCTCCCGTCCTTCGGTCCGTACTTCACCGACACGCACCACACACCGTGGGGAGCGGCGGTCAATCTGGACGCCCCCGGCTCCGACGAGGTGCGGGCGTTCCTGCTGGGCAGCGCGCTCGCCTGGCTGCGCGACTACCACCTGGACGGCCTGCGGCTCGACGCGGTCCACGCCCTGGCCGACACCCGGGCGCTGACGTTCCTGGAGGAACTGTCCGCGGCGGCCGACGCGCTCTCCGCCGAACTGGGCCGCCCGCTCTCGCTGATCGCGGAGTCCGACCGCTGCGACCCGCGTACGACGACGCCCCGCGAGTCGGGCGGCACCGGTCTGCACGCGCAGTGGAACGACGACTTCCACCACTGTCTGCACACCGCCCTCACCGGTGAGGCGCAGGGCTACTACGCGGACTTCGCCGTCGCCCCGCTGGCCGCGCTCGCCAAGACCGTGACCAGTGCCTTCTTCCACAACGGTACGTACTCCGGCTTCCGCGGCCGGACGCACGGCCGCCCCGTCGACGTCACCCGCAGCGCCGCCCACCGCTTCGTCGGCTATGCGCAGACCCACGACCAGATCGGCAACCGGGCGCTCGGCGACCGGCTCGCCGCCTCCCTCTCCCCCGGTCTGCTGGCCTGCGCGGCGGCGCTCGTGCTCACCGGACCGTTCACGCCGATGCTGTTCATGGGCGAGGAGTGGGGTGCCCGTACGCCCTGGCAGTTCTTCACCGACCACACCGACCCGGAGCTGGCCGAGGCGGTACGCAACGGCAGGCGGCGGGAGTTCGGCGCGCACGGCTGGGCCGAGGAGGACATCCCGGACCCGCAGGACCCGGCCACCCGGGACCGCTCCTGCCTGGACTGGAGCGAGCCGGGGCGGGAGCCGCACGCCCGGCTGCACGCCTGGTACCGCGAGCTGATCGCGTTGCGCCGCACCCTGCCCGACCTCAGCGACCCCGATCTGGCGACGGTGAAGACGGCGTACGACGACGAGGCCCGCTGGCTGGCGTTCCGGCGGGGCGATCTGCGGATCGCGGTCAACCTGGACGAGAAGCCCGCCACGATCCCGCTCGGGGGCGGCCGGCACCGGAGCGGCGGTGGCCGGGTGCTGGCCGCCTGGCAGCCGGTCGAGGCGCCCGGCGCGGACGGGGTGCTGCACCTTCCGCCGGAGTCGTGCGTGGTGCTGGCGGACGACTGA
- a CDS encoding glycine C-acetyltransferase: MFDSVRDDMRTTLEEIEAAGLHKPERVIGTPQSATVAVTAGGRPGEVLNFCANNYLGLADHPDVIAAAHQALDRWGYGMASVRFICGTQEVHKELEQRLSSFLGQEDTILYSSCFDANGGVFETVLGPEDAVISDALNHASIIDGIRLCKAKRFRYANRDMADLEQQLKEASGARRRLVVTDGVFSMDGYVAPLREICDLAERYDAMVMVDDSHAVGFVGPGGRGTPELHDVMDRVDIITGTLGKALGGASGGYVAARAEIVALLRQRSRPYLFSNSLAPVIAAASLKVIDLLESAGDLREQLNANTALFRTRMTEEGFDVLPGDHAIAPVMIGDAAKAGRMAELLLERGVYVIGFSYPVVPQGAARIRVQLSAAHSTADVNRAVDAFVDARTALGA, from the coding sequence ATGTTCGACTCCGTACGCGACGACATGCGCACCACCCTCGAAGAGATCGAGGCCGCCGGGTTGCACAAGCCCGAGCGCGTGATCGGCACCCCGCAGTCCGCGACCGTCGCCGTCACCGCGGGGGGCCGCCCCGGTGAGGTGCTCAACTTCTGCGCCAACAACTACCTGGGCCTCGCCGACCACCCCGACGTGATCGCCGCCGCGCACCAGGCGCTGGACCGCTGGGGCTACGGCATGGCCTCGGTCCGCTTCATCTGCGGCACCCAGGAGGTCCACAAGGAGCTGGAGCAGCGGCTCTCCTCCTTCCTGGGCCAGGAGGACACGATCCTCTACTCCTCCTGCTTCGACGCCAACGGCGGAGTCTTCGAGACCGTCCTGGGCCCGGAGGACGCGGTCATCTCCGACGCCCTCAACCACGCCTCGATCATCGACGGCATCCGGCTGTGCAAGGCCAAGCGCTTCCGCTACGCCAACCGCGACATGGCCGACCTGGAGCAGCAGCTCAAGGAGGCGTCCGGGGCCCGGCGCCGCCTCGTCGTCACCGACGGCGTCTTCTCCATGGACGGGTACGTCGCACCCCTGCGCGAGATCTGCGACCTCGCCGAGCGCTACGACGCCATGGTCATGGTCGACGACTCGCACGCCGTCGGCTTCGTCGGCCCCGGCGGGCGCGGCACCCCCGAACTGCACGACGTGATGGACCGCGTCGACATCATCACGGGCACGCTCGGCAAGGCGCTCGGCGGCGCCTCCGGCGGTTACGTCGCCGCCCGCGCCGAGATCGTCGCGCTGCTGCGCCAGCGCTCGCGCCCGTACCTCTTCTCCAACTCGCTCGCCCCGGTCATCGCGGCGGCCTCGCTGAAGGTCATCGACCTGCTGGAGTCCGCCGGAGACCTGCGCGAGCAGCTCAATGCCAACACCGCGCTCTTCCGCACCCGGATGACCGAGGAAGGCTTCGACGTCCTGCCCGGCGACCACGCCATCGCCCCCGTGATGATCGGGGACGCGGCGAAGGCAGGCCGGATGGCGGAGCTGCTCCTGGAGCGCGGTGTGTACGTGATCGGGTTCTCGTACCCGGTCGTCCCGCAGGGCGCGGCCCGTATCCGCGTCCAGCTGTCCGCCGCGCACTCCACGGCGGACGTCAACCGCGCGGTCGACGCGTTCGTGGACGCACGGACAGCCCTGGGCGCCTAG
- a CDS encoding nucleoside/nucleotide kinase family protein, whose translation MDTSDLIGLTARARRLALAGERRVLGIAGPPGAGKSTLARQLVDALGPLAVLVPMDGFHLAQAELERLGRAARKGAPDTFDAAGYAALLRRLRTPQPETVVYAPAFDRALEQPVAGSLPVAPDVPLVVTEGNYLLHGDGGWAPVRGLLDEAWYLELDQDVRIRRLVERHVRFGKPRPYAERWVAGSDETNARLVARGRDRADLVVRLGPVRP comes from the coding sequence ATGGACACCAGTGACCTCATCGGGCTGACCGCCCGCGCCCGTCGGCTCGCCCTGGCCGGGGAGCGCCGCGTCCTCGGTATCGCCGGGCCACCCGGTGCCGGGAAGTCCACCCTGGCCCGGCAGTTGGTCGACGCCCTCGGGCCGCTCGCCGTCCTCGTGCCCATGGACGGCTTCCACCTCGCCCAGGCCGAACTGGAACGGCTCGGCCGTGCCGCGCGCAAGGGCGCGCCCGACACCTTCGACGCCGCCGGATACGCCGCCCTGCTCCGGCGACTGCGCACACCGCAGCCGGAGACCGTCGTGTACGCCCCCGCGTTCGACCGGGCCCTGGAGCAGCCGGTCGCCGGGTCCCTCCCGGTCGCCCCGGACGTTCCGCTGGTCGTCACCGAGGGCAACTACCTGCTCCACGGGGACGGCGGCTGGGCGCCGGTGCGCGGGCTGCTCGACGAGGCGTGGTACCTGGAGCTGGACCAGGACGTACGGATCCGCAGGCTCGTCGAGCGGCATGTGCGGTTCGGGAAGCCGCGGCCGTACGCGGAGCGCTGGGTCGCCGGTTCCGACGAGACGAACGCACGGCTCGTCGCCCGCGGCCGCGACCGGGCCGACCTCGTCGTACGGCTCGGGCCCGTCCGACCCTGA
- a CDS encoding VOC family protein has product MPHIALVTLVVRDYDEALAFYTDALGFELVEDTDRGDGSRWVVVRPRGTRGSGLLLARAKDEEQGASVGAQTGGRVGFFLHTEDFAADHARMLAAGVRFLEEPRHEVYGSVAVFEDLYGNRWDLLQPA; this is encoded by the coding sequence ATGCCGCACATCGCTCTGGTCACCCTGGTCGTCCGCGACTACGACGAGGCACTTGCCTTCTACACCGACGCCCTCGGCTTCGAACTGGTCGAGGACACCGACCGGGGCGACGGCTCCCGCTGGGTGGTGGTCCGGCCGCGTGGGACGCGTGGTTCGGGTCTGCTGCTGGCCCGGGCCAAGGACGAGGAGCAGGGGGCGAGCGTCGGGGCGCAGACCGGGGGCCGGGTCGGCTTCTTCCTGCACACGGAGGACTTCGCGGCGGACCACGCGCGGATGCTGGCGGCGGGGGTGCGGTTCCTGGAGGAGCCCCGGCACGAGGTCTACGGTTCGGTCGCGGTCTTCGAGGACCTGTACGGCAACCGCTGGGACCTGCTCCAGCCCGCGTGA
- a CDS encoding aminopeptidase P family protein, whose amino-acid sequence MPSPNQPVPFTADDYRARMTRAAESAAAAGLAGLLVAPGPDLVYLTGYRPTAITERLTVLVLAAGQDPVLVVPTLEAADAEHAVGAPALTLRDWTDAKDPYAVTAPLLDAKGRFGISDNTWAMHLLGLQQYLPGTSYASLTEALPMLRAVKDAAELERITAAGAAADATYEEILKVRFAGRKETDVAADLARLLTEYGHSQVDFTVVGSGPNGANPHHEAGSRTIERGDMVVLDFGGLKHGYGSDTSRTVHVGEPTAEEQRVHDVVREAQEAGCNAVRPGAACQDIDRAARAVITEFGYGDRFIHRTGHGIGVTTHEPPYMIEGEEQPLVPGMCFSVEPGVYLPGRFGVRIEDIVTVTEDGGRRLNSTARELAIVE is encoded by the coding sequence ATGCCCAGCCCGAACCAGCCCGTGCCGTTCACCGCCGACGACTACCGGGCCCGGATGACGCGTGCCGCCGAGAGCGCCGCCGCCGCCGGACTCGCGGGATTGCTGGTGGCGCCCGGACCCGATCTGGTCTACCTGACGGGGTACCGGCCCACCGCGATCACCGAGCGCCTCACCGTCCTCGTCCTCGCCGCCGGACAGGACCCCGTCCTGGTCGTACCGACGCTGGAGGCAGCGGACGCGGAGCACGCCGTCGGCGCACCCGCCCTGACCCTGCGGGACTGGACGGACGCCAAGGACCCGTACGCCGTCACGGCACCGCTGCTCGACGCGAAGGGCCGGTTCGGGATCAGCGACAACACCTGGGCGATGCACCTGCTCGGCCTCCAGCAGTACCTGCCCGGGACCTCGTACGCCTCCCTCACCGAGGCGCTGCCGATGCTGCGCGCCGTGAAGGACGCCGCCGAGCTGGAGCGGATCACCGCGGCGGGGGCCGCCGCCGACGCCACGTACGAGGAGATCCTGAAGGTCCGGTTCGCCGGCCGCAAGGAGACCGACGTCGCCGCCGACCTGGCCCGGCTGCTCACCGAGTACGGGCACTCCCAGGTCGACTTCACCGTGGTCGGCTCCGGGCCGAACGGCGCCAACCCGCACCACGAGGCGGGCAGCCGCACCATCGAGCGGGGCGACATGGTCGTGCTCGACTTCGGCGGCCTCAAGCACGGCTACGGCTCCGACACCTCCCGTACGGTCCACGTCGGCGAACCCACCGCCGAGGAGCAGCGGGTCCACGACGTCGTGCGGGAGGCGCAGGAGGCCGGCTGCAACGCGGTCCGGCCCGGTGCCGCCTGCCAGGACATCGACCGGGCCGCCCGCGCCGTCATCACCGAGTTCGGCTACGGCGACCGGTTCATCCACCGCACCGGCCACGGGATCGGCGTCACCACCCACGAGCCCCCGTACATGATCGAGGGCGAGGAGCAGCCGCTCGTCCCCGGCATGTGCTTCTCCGTGGAGCCCGGCGTCTATCTGCCGGGCCGGTTCGGTGTGCGGATCGAGGACATCGTGACCGTCACCGAGGACGGCGGCCGGCGCCTCAACTCCACCGCGCGCGAGCTGGCGATCGTCGAGTAG
- a CDS encoding GNAT family N-acetyltransferase, whose amino-acid sequence MPDAPHELTFRPLAGPEELALFCRLSYVLDHELADDLGSGRRRPEWMWVALRGERVVARIAWWSPDGKVPLLLDFFDLDDTLPEPERGEVGLRLLETASAAVVPAGGPRPEYGRFVPSDWREDPVARDVVEARVRVMERAGARMLVERLRLEWRAGTPVPADSGRLRFRPVAGREDLLALMTPVMEGTLDAHGQQDLASGLSARRAAEKHYDEELANYTTPREWWRIAELPDGEPVGFVIPARNNYNPIIAYIGVLPARRGHGHIDELLAEGTRVLAGQDGVERIRAATDLGNIPMARSFERLGYVNFERAFDMVWD is encoded by the coding sequence GTGCCCGACGCACCACACGAACTGACCTTCCGTCCGCTCGCCGGGCCGGAGGAGCTCGCTCTTTTCTGCCGGCTGTCGTACGTCCTCGACCACGAGCTGGCGGACGACCTCGGCTCCGGCCGCCGCCGCCCGGAGTGGATGTGGGTGGCCCTGCGGGGCGAGCGGGTGGTGGCGCGGATCGCGTGGTGGAGCCCGGACGGCAAGGTGCCGCTCCTCCTCGACTTCTTCGACCTCGACGACACGCTACCCGAGCCCGAGCGAGGCGAGGTGGGCCTGCGGCTGCTGGAGACGGCGAGCGCGGCGGTCGTGCCCGCAGGCGGCCCGCGTCCCGAGTACGGGCGATTCGTGCCGTCCGACTGGCGTGAGGACCCGGTGGCCCGTGATGTCGTCGAGGCCCGGGTCCGGGTGATGGAACGCGCCGGTGCCCGGATGCTGGTGGAGCGGCTGCGCCTGGAGTGGCGCGCGGGGACCCCGGTGCCCGCGGACAGCGGCCGGCTGCGCTTCCGCCCGGTCGCCGGGCGCGAGGACCTCCTCGCGCTGATGACTCCGGTGATGGAGGGCACCCTCGACGCCCACGGCCAACAGGACCTGGCCTCCGGGCTGTCGGCGCGCCGGGCCGCGGAGAAGCACTACGACGAGGAACTGGCCAACTACACCACTCCGCGGGAGTGGTGGCGCATCGCCGAGCTCCCCGACGGCGAACCGGTCGGCTTCGTGATCCCGGCCCGCAACAACTACAACCCGATCATCGCGTACATCGGTGTGCTGCCCGCGCGGCGTGGTCACGGCCACATCGACGAGCTCCTCGCGGAGGGCACCCGGGTGCTCGCGGGGCAGGACGGGGTGGAGCGGATCCGGGCGGCGACGGACCTGGGCAATATTCCGATGGCGAGGTCTTTCGAGCGTCTGGGGTACGTCAACTTCGAGCGCGCCTTCGACATGGTGTGGGACTGA
- a CDS encoding DUF1707 and FHA domain-containing protein — protein sequence MTSSFEFHTYPARLSDAQRDRVLGVLREGAAQGKLSHDTFMRRMELALTANRSEELEALTADLDSGGRWSRQLMRFVGGVSGFPGRVRRAWWAERLPKLLLPAPSPYPLLIGRDPGNGLRLSHETVSRTHAELTVHGGRWLLRDLGSTNGTCVNGQRVTGTVSVREGDQVSFGTMAFRLSAPALRPPV from the coding sequence GTGACGTCCTCCTTCGAGTTCCACACGTATCCCGCGCGGCTGTCCGACGCCCAGCGCGACCGTGTTCTCGGTGTGCTCAGAGAAGGCGCGGCGCAGGGAAAGCTCTCCCACGACACCTTCATGCGGCGCATGGAGCTGGCCCTGACCGCGAACCGCTCCGAGGAGCTGGAGGCGCTCACCGCCGACCTGGACAGCGGGGGCCGCTGGTCGCGGCAGCTGATGCGGTTCGTCGGCGGGGTCTCCGGCTTTCCCGGGCGGGTACGCAGGGCCTGGTGGGCCGAGCGGCTGCCCAAACTGCTGCTGCCGGCGCCGAGCCCGTACCCCCTGCTCATCGGCCGGGATCCGGGCAACGGGCTGCGCCTCAGCCACGAGACCGTGTCCCGGACGCACGCCGAACTCACCGTGCACGGCGGCCGGTGGCTGCTGCGCGACCTGGGCTCGACCAACGGCACCTGTGTCAACGGACAGCGCGTCACCGGGACGGTCTCGGTGCGGGAGGGGGACCAGGTGAGCTTCGGCACGATGGCCTTCCGGCTCTCCGCACCCGCGCTCAGGCCGCCTGTGTAG
- a CDS encoding cysteine hydrolase family protein produces MANSALLVMDVQQDIVDIVDDGSGYLPRLSKAIDGARAAGIPVIYVTIGLPPGDPEVSPRNRVITNAVRDGLFAEGDAGTEIHPDVAPRQGDGVVTKRRGSAFSGSDFDLVLRRRGIDSLVVTGLATSGVVLSTLCQAVDLDFGITVLVDACLDTDPELHRVLTERLFPRWGDVVTVEDWLQVIAPR; encoded by the coding sequence ATGGCGAACAGCGCGCTCCTCGTGATGGACGTCCAGCAGGACATCGTGGACATCGTCGACGACGGCTCCGGATATCTGCCGCGCCTGAGCAAAGCGATCGACGGTGCCCGCGCGGCCGGCATCCCCGTGATCTACGTGACGATCGGGTTACCGCCGGGCGATCCGGAAGTCAGCCCTCGCAACAGGGTGATCACGAACGCGGTGCGGGACGGCCTGTTCGCCGAGGGCGACGCCGGTACCGAGATCCATCCCGATGTCGCTCCCCGGCAGGGCGACGGCGTGGTCACCAAGAGGCGGGGGAGCGCATTCTCGGGCAGCGACTTCGACCTGGTGCTCAGGCGGCGCGGCATCGACAGCCTCGTCGTCACCGGCCTCGCCACCAGCGGTGTGGTGCTGTCCACCCTGTGCCAAGCCGTCGACCTGGACTTCGGCATCACCGTCCTGGTGGATGCCTGCCTCGACACCGACCCCGAACTGCACCGGGTCCTCACCGAGAGGCTGTTCCCGCGTTGGGGGGACGTCGTCACCGTCGAGGACTGGCTCCAAGTCATCGCACCGCGGTAG